From Deinococcus sp. Marseille-Q6407, one genomic window encodes:
- a CDS encoding roadblock/LC7 domain-containing protein, producing the protein MANPETATAYELATSALATAAQEQGLPAAALSQVLDRVLAAQGLPAGQLTSGQLQGLLFPELDRAYSGVLEDEPRQRLLRTLSEQLVAQELDAVFAPAPAAETELDTAGSQTETDTEDAAESGEDWEFGEDEFEFEDPEYLAAPAARSYDLSSAADQNSLIAELGRVGGVQSVMICRQNGEVVQARSLKDLTALGSVVAATVLLLRGHALRLMSAQVGGTVVCVRPLGDYAVAVLADPEVNVGRLLGELSQLQTENAA; encoded by the coding sequence ATGGCAAACCCAGAGACGGCCACCGCCTACGAACTCGCCACTTCTGCCCTGGCAACGGCAGCCCAGGAACAGGGCCTGCCGGCCGCTGCCCTGTCGCAGGTGCTGGACCGGGTCCTGGCGGCCCAGGGCTTGCCTGCCGGGCAGCTGACCAGCGGGCAGCTTCAGGGACTGCTGTTCCCGGAGCTGGACCGGGCCTACAGCGGCGTGTTGGAAGATGAGCCCCGCCAGCGCCTGCTGCGGACCCTCTCCGAGCAGCTGGTGGCGCAGGAACTGGACGCCGTCTTTGCCCCCGCGCCTGCGGCAGAGACTGAGCTGGATACTGCCGGCAGCCAGACTGAAACGGACACCGAAGATGCAGCGGAAAGCGGCGAGGACTGGGAATTCGGTGAAGACGAATTTGAATTCGAGGATCCCGAATATCTGGCGGCCCCGGCTGCCCGCAGCTACGACCTCAGTAGTGCGGCCGACCAGAACAGCCTGATTGCCGAGCTGGGCCGGGTGGGCGGCGTGCAGAGCGTGATGATCTGCCGCCAGAACGGCGAAGTGGTGCAGGCCCGCTCGCTCAAGGACCTGACGGCCCTGGGCAGCGTGGTGGCAGCCACCGTGCTGCTGCTGCGTGGGCACGCCCTGCGGCTGATGTCGGCCCAGGTGGGCGGCACGGTGGTCTGCGTACGGCCACTGGGCGACTACGCCGTGGCTGTGCTGGCCGACCCGGAAGTCAACGTGGGCCGCTTGCTGGGAGAACTGAGCCAGCTCCAGACGGAGAACGCCGCCTGA
- the groL gene encoding chaperonin GroEL (60 kDa chaperone family; promotes refolding of misfolded polypeptides especially under stressful conditions; forms two stacked rings of heptamers to form a barrel-shaped 14mer; ends can be capped by GroES; misfolded proteins enter the barrel where they are refolded when GroES binds) yields MPKQLVFEESARRSMERGVNAVANAVKVTLGPRGRNVVIEKKFGSPTITKDGVTVAREVELEDKLENIGAQLLKEVASKTNDITGDGTTTATVLGQAVVKEGLRNVAAGANPLALKRGIEKAVAAAIQEIQQLAVPVEDSDAIKKVAGISANDPQVGEEIASAMDKVGKEGVITIEESKGFDTEVDVVEGMQFDKGYISPYFITNTESMEAVLENPFILINEKKISALKDLLPVLEKVAQTGRPLLIIAEDVDGEALATLVVNKLRGTLNIAAVKAPGFGDRRKEMLRDIAAVTGGEVVSEDLGHKLENVGMEMLGTAARVRITKDETTIVDGKGEQGEIDSRVNAIKAELEGTDSDYAREKLQERLAKLAGGVAVIRVGAATETELKEKKHRYEDALSTARSAVEEGIVAGGGTTLLRVIPAVRKAAESLEGDEATGARILVRALEEPARQIAANAGEEGSVIVNAVIGSDKPRYGFNAATGEYVEDMVAAGIVDPAKVTRTALQNAASIGSLILTTEAIVADKPEPEKPAAGGAPDMGGMGGMDF; encoded by the coding sequence ATGCCCAAACAACTGGTTTTTGAAGAATCTGCCCGCCGCAGCATGGAACGTGGTGTGAACGCTGTTGCCAACGCTGTCAAAGTGACCCTTGGCCCGCGTGGCCGCAACGTGGTGATCGAAAAGAAATTCGGCAGCCCCACCATCACCAAGGACGGCGTGACTGTTGCCCGCGAAGTGGAACTGGAAGACAAGCTGGAAAACATCGGCGCCCAGCTGCTCAAGGAAGTGGCGAGCAAGACCAACGACATCACCGGTGACGGCACCACCACTGCGACCGTGCTGGGTCAGGCCGTGGTGAAAGAAGGCCTGCGCAACGTGGCCGCCGGCGCCAACCCCTTGGCCCTGAAGCGCGGTATCGAAAAGGCCGTGGCCGCCGCTATCCAGGAAATCCAGCAGCTGGCCGTGCCGGTCGAAGACAGCGACGCCATTAAGAAGGTCGCCGGTATCTCGGCCAACGATCCCCAGGTGGGCGAAGAAATCGCCTCTGCCATGGACAAGGTCGGTAAGGAAGGCGTCATCACCATCGAAGAGTCGAAGGGCTTTGACACCGAAGTGGACGTGGTGGAAGGCATGCAGTTCGACAAGGGCTACATCAGCCCCTACTTCATCACCAACACCGAAAGCATGGAAGCCGTGCTGGAAAACCCCTTCATCCTGATCAACGAGAAGAAGATCAGCGCTCTGAAGGACCTGCTGCCCGTGCTGGAAAAGGTGGCTCAGACCGGCCGTCCCCTTTTGATCATCGCTGAAGACGTTGACGGCGAAGCGCTGGCAACCCTGGTGGTCAACAAGCTGCGCGGCACCCTGAACATCGCCGCTGTGAAGGCTCCCGGCTTCGGCGACCGCCGCAAGGAAATGCTGCGCGACATCGCTGCTGTGACCGGCGGCGAAGTGGTCAGCGAAGACCTCGGCCACAAGCTGGAAAATGTCGGCATGGAAATGCTGGGCACCGCGGCCCGCGTGCGCATCACCAAGGACGAAACCACCATCGTGGACGGCAAGGGTGAACAGGGCGAGATCGACAGCCGCGTGAACGCCATCAAGGCCGAACTGGAAGGCACCGACAGCGACTACGCCCGTGAAAAGCTGCAGGAACGTCTGGCCAAGCTGGCCGGCGGTGTGGCCGTGATCCGCGTGGGCGCCGCGACCGAAACCGAACTGAAGGAAAAGAAGCACCGCTACGAAGACGCCCTGTCCACCGCCCGCTCGGCTGTGGAAGAAGGCATCGTAGCCGGCGGCGGCACCACCCTGCTGCGCGTGATTCCCGCTGTTCGCAAGGCGGCTGAAAGCCTGGAAGGCGACGAAGCCACCGGCGCCCGGATCCTGGTCCGCGCCCTGGAAGAACCCGCCCGCCAAATCGCCGCGAATGCCGGCGAAGAAGGCAGCGTGATCGTGAACGCCGTGATCGGCAGCGATAAGCCCCGCTACGGCTTTAACGCCGCGACCGGCGAATACGTGGAAGACATGGTGGCCGCCGGTATCGTCGACCCGGCCAAGGTGACCCGCACTGCCCTGCAGAACGCGGCCAGCATCGGCAGCCTGATCCTGACCACCGAAGCCATCGTGGCCGACAAGCCCGAACCCGAAAAACCCGCTGCAGGCGGCGCCCCCGACATGGGCGGCATGGGCGGCATGGACTTCTGA
- a CDS encoding HepT-like ribonuclease domain-containing protein — MTPAERSSRGHHRSAPAPLSPSLPAVAAQLRSIEPDWRRLGVTRVRIFGSVARGEATDLSDVDLLLDLQEGAGLLNLMAAKDLFEGLLGTRIDALTEGGIKPALRRGILTDAVDIMELPERPRRTHRRKRWRWRVYDLLDALDRIVDYTAPHDRHSFRNDEQAVDAVLRNLSRLGETTKFIPQSQEDRHPEVPWALLRDIRNLVAHDYFGTDLDLVWQTARYELPKLRPTLQALAEGGSPEDEDEVEGG; from the coding sequence ATGACGCCCGCAGAACGTTCTTCCCGAGGACATCACCGCTCAGCGCCGGCGCCGCTTAGCCCCAGCCTGCCTGCCGTGGCGGCGCAGCTGCGCAGCATCGAGCCCGACTGGCGGCGCCTGGGGGTGACCCGGGTCAGGATTTTCGGGTCGGTGGCCCGCGGCGAGGCGACTGACCTCAGCGACGTGGACCTGCTGCTGGACCTGCAAGAAGGTGCCGGACTGCTGAACCTGATGGCGGCCAAGGACCTGTTCGAGGGCCTGCTGGGCACCCGGATCGATGCCCTGACCGAAGGCGGAATCAAGCCGGCGCTGCGCCGTGGCATCCTGACCGACGCGGTGGACATCATGGAGCTGCCGGAGCGGCCCCGGCGCACCCACCGCCGCAAACGCTGGCGCTGGCGCGTGTACGACCTGCTGGACGCCCTGGACCGCATTGTGGACTACACGGCGCCGCACGATCGCCACTCGTTCCGCAACGACGAGCAGGCGGTAGACGCCGTGCTGCGGAACCTCTCGCGGCTGGGCGAAACCACCAAGTTCATTCCCCAGTCGCAGGAGGACCGCCACCCTGAGGTGCCCTGGGCGCTACTGCGCGACATTCGCAACCTGGTAGCACATGATTATTTCGGCACTGACCTGGACCTGGTGTGGCAGACGGCCCGCTACGAGCTGCCCAAATTGCGCCCGACCCTCCAGGCCCTGGCTGAAGGCGGCAGCCCGGAAGATGAAGACGAGGTTGAAGGCGGTTGA
- the def gene encoding peptide deformylase yields the protein MTQVPSLYPIRLYGDPVLRRKARPLKHTDTLTVPGYGSQSLREVANTMLETMFEARGVGLAAPQVGLGVRMFVAVEYDDNEEENEGQETELKSKVLRDFVMLNPKVTVIDKKKDRAETEGCLSIPDVYEEGVPRARAVRVDYTDLDGNPQTVEAEDYLARVFQHENDHLNGKLFLDYLPQDVLNDHRAALLSMQRQAKLNLERLAQQARQQQPDGHRDKRL from the coding sequence ATGACTCAAGTTCCTTCTCTCTACCCTATTCGCCTTTACGGCGACCCCGTACTGCGCCGCAAGGCCCGCCCGCTGAAACATACCGACACCCTGACGGTGCCCGGTTACGGCTCGCAGTCGCTGCGCGAGGTGGCCAACACCATGCTGGAAACGATGTTCGAGGCCAGAGGTGTGGGCCTGGCCGCGCCGCAGGTGGGCCTGGGCGTGCGGATGTTCGTGGCAGTGGAATACGACGACAACGAGGAAGAAAATGAAGGCCAAGAGACCGAACTGAAGTCGAAGGTGCTGCGCGACTTCGTGATGCTGAACCCCAAGGTGACGGTGATCGATAAGAAAAAGGACCGCGCCGAAACCGAGGGCTGCCTCAGCATTCCCGACGTCTATGAGGAAGGCGTGCCGCGCGCCCGCGCCGTGCGGGTGGACTACACCGACCTGGACGGCAACCCCCAGACCGTGGAAGCTGAGGACTACCTGGCGCGGGTATTCCAGCACGAGAACGACCATCTGAACGGCAAACTCTTTCTGGATTATCTGCCGCAGGACGTGCTGAACGACCATCGCGCGGCCCTGCTGTCCATGCAGCGCCAGGCCAAGCTGAACCTGGAACGCCTGGCCCAGCAGGCCCGCCAGCAGCAACCGGACGGACACCGTGACAAGCGGCTCTGA
- a CDS encoding GNAT family N-acetyltransferase codes for MSELHPVLTGQKVVLARLRREDVPDMARYFSNLELTTYLGAFGGAFSLEDEEAYFESISKSSPDGVTFGIYDRATEQFIGGLDLRGVNHRHGTAELGISVHNPDFWGGGYGSEAVSLMVEYGMYFLGLYNIQLNVFAYNTRGIRAYEKVGFREIGRRTGAVRLGQERFDSVLMEITADRVDTARMRALVRLLD; via the coding sequence ATGAGCGAACTGCATCCTGTTCTGACCGGGCAAAAGGTCGTGCTGGCCCGGCTGCGCCGTGAAGACGTGCCCGATATGGCCCGCTATTTTTCCAATCTGGAATTGACCACCTATCTGGGCGCGTTCGGCGGTGCTTTCAGCCTGGAAGACGAAGAGGCTTACTTCGAGAGCATCAGCAAAAGCAGCCCCGACGGGGTGACCTTTGGCATCTACGACCGGGCGACCGAGCAGTTTATCGGCGGGCTGGACCTGCGCGGCGTCAACCACCGCCACGGCACCGCCGAGCTGGGCATCAGTGTCCACAATCCCGACTTCTGGGGCGGCGGCTACGGCTCCGAAGCCGTGAGCCTGATGGTGGAATACGGCATGTATTTTCTGGGCCTGTACAACATCCAGCTGAATGTCTTCGCTTACAACACCCGCGGCATCCGCGCCTATGAAAAGGTGGGCTTCCGTGAAATCGGGCGCCGGACCGGGGCGGTGCGGCTGGGGCAGGAGCGCTTTGACAGCGTGCTGATGGAAATCACTGCCGACCGGGTAGACACTGCCCGGATGCGGGCACTGGTGCGGCTGCTGGATTAG
- the fmt gene encoding methionyl-tRNA formyltransferase, producing MTSGSEAGAGPAAGIRRVAFFGSPAFALPVLEALHEAFEVVLVVSQPDKPVGRGLKLTPPPVAAHAAELGLPLAQPQKLRGNAEFAAQLLASGAEVAVTCAYGKLLPQSLLDTLPYGFLNTHTSLLPRYRGAAPIQWALICGETVTGTTIMQTDAGMDTGPVLLQEPLPIGPEWTALELSEALSQQAARLAVQAVREYHQLSPQPQDPAQASHAPLLTKEDGFVRWQDPAQAIVDRSRGVAAWPQTTAFLGGKRVKLTGLSVAPKPAGEATAPGTVLGTADDALIVAARGGSAVQIQTVQPASKKPQPAAAWAGAQGLLPGGRFDLWEPQPA from the coding sequence GTGACAAGCGGCTCTGAGGCCGGGGCGGGGCCGGCCGCCGGGATTCGCCGGGTGGCTTTTTTCGGGTCGCCGGCTTTTGCGCTGCCAGTGCTGGAAGCGCTGCACGAGGCTTTCGAGGTGGTGCTGGTGGTCAGCCAGCCGGACAAACCGGTGGGGCGCGGGCTGAAGCTGACGCCGCCGCCAGTAGCGGCCCACGCCGCCGAGCTGGGGCTCCCACTGGCACAGCCTCAGAAACTGCGCGGCAATGCCGAGTTCGCGGCGCAGCTTCTGGCCTCGGGCGCCGAGGTCGCCGTGACCTGTGCCTACGGCAAGCTGCTGCCCCAGAGCCTGCTGGACACCCTCCCCTATGGCTTTCTGAACACCCACACCAGCCTGCTGCCCCGCTACCGGGGCGCCGCACCGATTCAGTGGGCGCTGATCTGCGGGGAAACGGTTACCGGCACGACCATCATGCAGACAGACGCCGGGATGGACACCGGCCCGGTGCTGCTGCAAGAGCCACTGCCCATCGGACCAGAATGGACCGCGCTGGAGCTGAGTGAAGCGCTCTCGCAGCAAGCCGCGCGGCTGGCAGTGCAAGCGGTCCGTGAGTACCATCAGCTGTCGCCGCAGCCGCAGGACCCGGCCCAGGCCTCGCACGCCCCACTGCTGACCAAGGAAGACGGCTTCGTGCGCTGGCAAGACCCGGCCCAGGCCATTGTGGACCGCTCCCGGGGCGTGGCCGCCTGGCCGCAGACCACTGCGTTCCTCGGCGGCAAGCGAGTCAAGCTGACCGGGCTGAGCGTAGCGCCGAAGCCGGCCGGAGAGGCGACAGCGCCCGGAACAGTGCTGGGTACGGCAGACGACGCACTGATCGTGGCCGCCAGGGGGGGCAGCGCGGTGCAGATTCAAACCGTGCAACCAGCCAGCAAGAAGCCCCAGCCGGCTGCCGCCTGGGCGGGCGCCCAGGGTCTGCTGCCAGGTGGGCGTTTCGACCTGTGGGAACCGCAGCCGGCCTAG
- the groES gene encoding co-chaperone GroES yields the protein MLKPLGDRVLVEIIEEAEQKTAGGLYVPDTAKEKSQRGKVVAVGTGKMLDNGQRVPLEVNVGDTVYFAKYGGTEVSAEGKDYSLLSERDILAIVE from the coding sequence ATGTTGAAACCCCTAGGCGACCGCGTGCTGGTCGAAATCATCGAAGAAGCAGAGCAGAAGACCGCCGGCGGCCTGTACGTGCCTGACACCGCCAAGGAAAAGAGCCAGCGCGGCAAAGTCGTGGCTGTGGGCACCGGCAAGATGCTGGACAACGGCCAGCGCGTGCCCCTGGAAGTCAATGTCGGCGACACCGTCTACTTCGCCAAGTACGGCGGCACCGAAGTCAGCGCGGAAGGCAAGGACTACTCCCTGCTGTCCGAGCGCGACATCCTCGCCATCGTCGAATAA